The Nitrospira tepida genome includes a window with the following:
- a CDS encoding polyprenyl synthetase family protein: MDIRRYLEQQRDLVDRFLESVHPSAQTQPITLHESMRYSLFAGGKRIRPILTLAAAESLGYRAPAILPIAASLELIHTYSLIHDDLPSMDNDDFRRGKPTNHKVFGEAMAILAGDALLTLAFELCSAPAYGDGLESSRRVQLIYELAVGSGHLGMVGGQVLDIQAENQDIDLPTLQTIHRHKTGMLIRAAVRMGAIAAGASAGQLADLTSYAEQIGLAFQIADDVLDVTGTKEELGKSPNADAQRGKKTYPTFYGVDGARKLADECVERAIHHLTSFGETADPLRDLARYIVARKN; encoded by the coding sequence ATGGACATCCGTCGCTATCTCGAACAGCAGCGAGACCTCGTCGATCGCTTTCTGGAGTCGGTCCACCCATCTGCACAGACGCAACCGATCACCTTGCATGAAAGCATGCGATACAGCCTGTTCGCCGGCGGAAAACGGATTCGTCCGATCCTGACTCTGGCCGCCGCCGAGTCGCTCGGCTATCGCGCGCCCGCCATCCTCCCGATTGCCGCGTCATTGGAGCTCATCCATACCTATTCCTTGATCCACGACGACCTGCCCTCCATGGACAACGATGATTTCCGGAGAGGCAAGCCGACCAACCATAAGGTGTTCGGCGAGGCCATGGCGATCCTCGCCGGCGACGCGCTCCTGACCTTGGCGTTTGAACTCTGTAGCGCGCCGGCTTACGGAGATGGGTTGGAGAGTTCCCGCCGGGTCCAATTGATCTACGAGCTGGCCGTCGGGTCCGGGCACCTCGGCATGGTCGGCGGACAGGTCCTGGATATCCAAGCCGAAAACCAGGACATCGACCTGCCGACCTTGCAAACCATTCACCGGCACAAGACCGGGATGTTGATCCGCGCCGCCGTGCGGATGGGCGCGATTGCCGCCGGCGCGTCGGCCGGCCAACTGGCCGACCTGACATCCTATGCCGAACAGATCGGGCTTGCGTTTCAGATCGCCGACGACGTGTTGGACGTGACCGGCACCAAGGAGGAACTCGGCAAAAGCCCGAACGCGGATGCACAGCGAGGAAAGAAAACGTACCCGACGTTCTATGGCGTGGACGGCGCGCGGAAGCTTGCGGACGAGTGCGTCGAGCGAGCCATCCACCATCTGACCTCGTTCGGCGAGACGGCCGACCCACTGCGGGACCTCGCCCGGTACATCGTCGCCCGCAAGAATTAG
- a CDS encoding SGNH/GDSL hydrolase family protein has product MGSRENKASIGRWSGEWVITAGLYLIEVFVVILVMSLYRAEGKSSLFLFLVSRPGLVSLMLAFVIGALIILVIRQCRHAARAGSRKWILAIAMNVVVVVTVLLVSEVSLRILAVPNNLGENLGGKLLYPKQWARFKETYSALLQKAKTQPTFEVFDEILGFTVGPNRRSEDGLYFSSMEGLRSARVGESFQGGANCRIALVGDSYTFGEIVRYEDTWAYLMQRRLGSSCQVLNFGVGGYGVDQMYLRYLKDVHAWHPDLVILAFINHDVTRTMAIYSFLTFPDGGMPFAKPRFVLQNGELEVLNRPLPNLRQMLAKSSIRDLPFIEYDVSYRETEWDRPNWRYFYHSYLFRLLISLYPLHEPERPQVTDRESARINRKIFEEFVKVVTKDGAVPVIVYLPTEEEVPVPWWEPIGLKILREAGLPHHDLRKCVEEAHVSELFNPAEIGGHYSPRGNQVINDCLFQKVQPLSALKSSRQ; this is encoded by the coding sequence ATGGGATCACGAGAAAACAAGGCCAGTATTGGAAGATGGTCGGGGGAATGGGTCATCACGGCGGGACTATATCTCATAGAAGTGTTCGTGGTGATCTTGGTGATGAGTTTGTACCGTGCAGAAGGCAAGTCAAGCCTGTTCCTATTCCTCGTGTCCCGTCCCGGTCTCGTCAGCCTGATGCTGGCGTTCGTGATCGGAGCGTTGATCATCCTGGTGATTCGACAATGTCGGCACGCAGCCCGAGCAGGATCGAGGAAATGGATCCTCGCGATCGCGATGAATGTCGTAGTGGTCGTCACGGTTCTTCTGGTCTCGGAGGTCAGCCTCCGAATCCTAGCCGTGCCGAATAATCTTGGAGAGAATCTCGGCGGAAAACTGCTCTATCCAAAACAGTGGGCGCGATTCAAAGAAACCTACTCTGCCTTACTGCAGAAGGCCAAAACTCAACCGACCTTTGAGGTGTTCGATGAGATACTGGGCTTTACCGTGGGCCCGAATCGTCGCAGTGAGGATGGGTTGTATTTTAGCAGTATGGAGGGGCTTCGAAGTGCTCGGGTTGGCGAGTCGTTTCAGGGGGGGGCCAACTGTCGTATCGCCCTGGTGGGAGACTCCTACACTTTCGGCGAGATTGTCCGGTATGAAGACACGTGGGCCTACCTGATGCAACGGAGGCTAGGTTCCAGCTGTCAAGTCTTGAACTTCGGAGTTGGAGGGTACGGCGTGGATCAAATGTACCTTCGATACTTGAAGGATGTCCATGCCTGGCATCCTGATCTGGTCATCCTTGCCTTTATTAATCATGACGTGACCCGTACGATGGCTATCTACAGTTTCCTCACGTTTCCGGACGGGGGGATGCCGTTCGCGAAGCCTCGGTTTGTCCTCCAGAACGGAGAGTTGGAGGTGCTGAATCGGCCGCTGCCAAACCTTCGCCAAATGCTGGCCAAGTCCTCAATTCGAGACCTTCCGTTCATCGAATATGACGTGAGTTACAGGGAAACAGAGTGGGACCGCCCCAATTGGAGATACTTCTATCACTCCTATCTCTTCAGGCTCCTGATCTCGCTCTACCCCCTCCATGAACCGGAAAGGCCCCAGGTTACTGACCGCGAATCGGCCCGGATTAATCGGAAGATCTTTGAGGAGTTCGTGAAAGTGGTGACCAAGGATGGTGCGGTTCCAGTGATTGTCTATCTTCCGACTGAGGAAGAGGTCCCTGTTCCCTGGTGGGAGCCGATCGGGCTCAAGATTCTGAGAGAGGCCGGTCTTCCCCATCATGACCTGCGCAAGTGTGTCGAAGAGGCCCATGTATCCGAGCTGTTCAATCCGGCAGAGATCGGAGGGCATTATTCACCTCGGGGCAATCAGGTGATCAACGACTGCCTTTTTCAGAAGGTACAGCCGCTGAGCGCCCTGAAGTCTTCGAGGCAATGA
- a CDS encoding DUF2914 domain-containing protein, translated as MVARLRATFSNPLLPPLFFFAGVGYDTLTLTRIDRLQDNLLLLLYLVLLGVLIILTGREEFRTGEQEFWESQPGWIRWLGRAQPYYPMATQFLFGGLFSAYAIFYFRSASLTSSAIFLFLLVGLLVANEFLKDRLTNLSLLVTLYALVCFSFFTFFLPVVTGWMNRAVFLAGAGLSAATVFRVVQLIAEDNPAWTRQHTVNTLAPAGAVIALLIGFYFLNWIPPVPLAMKFGGIYHEVRRAGDRFELTFEKGWFELLKRSDTDFPAGEPVYCFTAVFAPVNLDTTVYHHWYYRAGRGRPSVHADRIPIRISGGREGGYRAYSFKQGLDAGEWRVDVETEDGRVLGRVTIRVEARPTDLSRLTTITY; from the coding sequence ATGGTCGCCCGACTCCGTGCCACGTTTTCCAATCCTCTTCTCCCGCCGCTGTTCTTCTTCGCCGGGGTGGGCTATGACACGCTCACCCTCACCCGCATCGACCGCCTCCAGGACAATCTTCTCCTGCTCCTCTATCTGGTCCTCCTCGGCGTCCTGATCATCCTGACCGGGCGGGAGGAATTCCGGACCGGAGAACAGGAGTTCTGGGAATCACAGCCGGGATGGATCCGCTGGCTCGGCCGCGCACAGCCCTATTATCCGATGGCCACGCAGTTTCTCTTCGGCGGCCTCTTCAGCGCCTACGCAATCTTCTATTTCCGGAGCGCGTCGCTCACCTCGAGCGCGATCTTCCTGTTCCTGTTGGTCGGGCTCCTCGTCGCGAACGAATTCCTGAAAGACCGGCTGACCAACCTGAGCCTGCTGGTCACACTCTATGCGCTGGTCTGCTTCAGCTTTTTCACCTTCTTCCTTCCGGTGGTGACGGGATGGATGAACCGGGCGGTCTTTCTGGCGGGAGCCGGGCTAAGCGCCGCGACGGTCTTTCGCGTGGTCCAGTTGATCGCCGAGGACAATCCCGCCTGGACGAGGCAACACACCGTCAACACCCTCGCCCCCGCGGGCGCCGTGATCGCGCTGCTCATCGGATTCTATTTCCTCAATTGGATCCCGCCGGTCCCGCTGGCGATGAAATTCGGGGGCATCTACCACGAGGTGCGGAGAGCGGGCGACCGGTTCGAATTGACCTTTGAGAAGGGATGGTTTGAGCTCCTGAAGCGCTCGGACACGGACTTCCCCGCCGGCGAGCCGGTCTACTGCTTCACGGCCGTCTTTGCGCCGGTGAACTTGGACACGACCGTCTACCATCATTGGTATTATCGCGCCGGCCGCGGAAGGCCCTCTGTCCATGCCGATCGCATTCCGATCAGGATATCCGGAGGACGGGAAGGGGGCTACCGGGCCTACAGTTTCAAGCAAGGGTTGGATGCGGGAGAGTGGCGCGTAGACGTGGAAACGGAGGACGGGCGCGTGCTGGGGCGGGTGACCATTCGCGTCGAGGCCCGGCCGACGGATCTCTCGCGGTTGACCACGATCACCTATTGA
- the ppk1 gene encoding polyphosphate kinase 1 — protein sequence MSEDTSPILSATGKPSVDLAAPALYLNRELSWLEFNSRVLEEAERVEHPLLERAKFLAIYFNNLDEFFMIRVSGLREQLSGGVLDTPPDGMTPADQLAAIGRVLQHQLGRVVQTWERDLRPALSQAGIQLLEFNELSQHQRLALREYFTKEIFPTLTPLAFDPAHPFPHISNLSLNLAVVARDPEKGTCFARIKVPDLFPRLVPVPVAEEAAVDQGAAQFVWLEDLIAANLDLLFHGLAIQAWYPFRVTRDADLDLEEDEAADLLATIEEQVDLRHFGSVVRLEIAGQTPDSIRDLLVRNLQLAPYQVQTYEFRLGLAQLMELTKVDRPDLKFPPFQPASADFFGKRDVFQIIRRRDLLLYHPYQSFLPIVEFVRQAAADPRVLAIKQTLYRVGVNSPIVEALVEARQNGKQVAVLLELKARFDEENNIEWARRLEDEGVHVVYGVLGLKTHAKLCMVVRRDADRIRRYLHLGTGNYNPATSRIYTDFSFLTCDHEMGEDATDLFNALTGYSRKAAYHKLLVAPYGLRGEILARIDREILRHKRHGDGYLAFKMNALVDPACIRKLYEASQAGVTIDLLVRGICCLRPGLSGVSGTIRVRSIVGRFLEHSRLFYFRHGGEDELFLGSADLMPRNLDRRVEVLFPIRDRRMREDILHQIFEVNWRDTANARELRPDGTYVRLGQAPGEAPFNSQESLLQTARDGLLLAAHR from the coding sequence ATGTCCGAGGACACCTCTCCAATCCTTTCAGCGACCGGTAAGCCGTCCGTCGATCTTGCCGCCCCGGCTTTGTATCTCAACCGGGAGCTGAGCTGGCTCGAATTCAACAGTCGCGTGCTGGAAGAAGCGGAACGGGTCGAGCATCCGCTGCTGGAACGAGCGAAGTTTCTCGCGATCTATTTCAACAACCTCGACGAATTTTTCATGATCCGGGTATCGGGCCTGCGGGAGCAGCTCTCGGGGGGCGTGCTCGACACCCCTCCCGACGGGATGACCCCGGCCGATCAACTGGCGGCCATCGGCCGGGTATTGCAGCATCAACTGGGCCGCGTGGTCCAGACCTGGGAGAGAGACCTCCGGCCGGCCCTCAGCCAAGCCGGCATCCAGCTCCTCGAGTTCAACGAGCTATCCCAGCACCAGCGGCTGGCGCTGCGCGAGTATTTCACCAAGGAAATCTTTCCGACGCTCACCCCGCTGGCCTTCGATCCTGCCCATCCCTTTCCCCATATCTCCAACCTGAGCCTCAATTTGGCTGTGGTGGCGCGCGATCCCGAAAAGGGCACCTGCTTCGCCAGGATCAAGGTGCCGGACCTGTTCCCTCGCTTGGTCCCCGTTCCGGTCGCGGAGGAGGCGGCGGTCGATCAGGGCGCGGCGCAGTTCGTCTGGCTGGAGGATCTCATCGCAGCCAACCTGGATCTGCTCTTTCACGGGCTGGCGATTCAGGCCTGGTATCCCTTTCGTGTAACCAGGGATGCAGACTTGGACCTGGAAGAAGATGAGGCGGCTGACCTGCTGGCGACAATCGAGGAACAGGTGGATCTGCGCCATTTCGGCTCGGTCGTGCGGCTGGAGATCGCCGGGCAGACCCCGGATTCGATTCGAGACCTGTTGGTCCGCAACCTGCAGTTGGCTCCTTATCAGGTCCAGACCTACGAGTTCCGGCTCGGCCTGGCTCAGCTCATGGAACTGACCAAGGTCGACCGCCCGGATTTGAAGTTCCCGCCGTTTCAACCGGCCTCGGCGGACTTCTTTGGAAAACGGGACGTGTTTCAGATCATCCGGCGGCGCGATCTGCTGCTGTATCACCCCTACCAGAGTTTCCTGCCGATTGTGGAGTTCGTGCGACAGGCGGCGGCCGATCCGCGGGTGCTGGCGATCAAGCAAACCCTCTACCGGGTCGGCGTCAATTCGCCGATCGTCGAGGCCCTGGTGGAGGCCAGACAGAACGGAAAGCAGGTGGCGGTGCTGCTGGAATTAAAGGCGCGCTTCGACGAAGAGAACAACATCGAGTGGGCGAGGCGGCTTGAAGACGAGGGGGTGCATGTGGTGTACGGAGTGCTCGGGCTGAAAACGCATGCGAAGCTCTGCATGGTCGTCCGGCGGGATGCCGATCGCATCCGGCGGTACCTGCATCTGGGAACCGGCAACTACAACCCTGCGACGAGCCGGATCTATACCGATTTCAGCTTTCTCACCTGCGATCACGAGATGGGCGAGGATGCGACGGACCTCTTCAACGCGCTGACCGGCTACTCCCGCAAGGCCGCCTATCACAAGCTGTTGGTCGCCCCTTATGGCCTGCGCGGAGAGATTCTGGCCCGCATCGATCGGGAGATCCTGCGGCACAAGCGGCACGGCGACGGCTATCTGGCCTTCAAGATGAACGCGCTGGTCGATCCGGCCTGCATTCGCAAACTCTATGAGGCGTCGCAAGCGGGGGTGACGATCGACCTGCTGGTGCGCGGCATCTGCTGCCTGCGGCCCGGCCTGTCGGGGGTCAGCGGGACGATCAGGGTCCGTTCGATCGTCGGCCGGTTTCTGGAACATTCGCGGTTGTTCTATTTCCGCCATGGGGGCGAGGACGAACTGTTCCTCGGCAGCGCGGACCTCATGCCCAGAAACCTGGATCGGCGGGTCGAGGTCCTGTTCCCGATTCGCGACCGCCGCATGCGGGAGGATATCCTGCATCAGATTTTCGAGGTCAATTGGCGGGATACGGCGAACGCGCGGGAATTAAGACCGGACGGGACCTATGTCCGGTTGGGCCAGGCTCCGGGCGAAGCCCCGTTCAATTCGCAGGAATCGTTGCTCCAGACGGCGAGAGACGGGTTGCTGCTTGCCGCTCACCGGTGA
- a CDS encoding S8 family serine peptidase: MSTSGNSPRSSAPRFVPQEVLVKFKVGISQEQIAFLLKDNHLEMIAEIQKGRLFHVRILDDRSVESTIKQLTSYQEVEYAEPNYLHEMQK, translated from the coding sequence ATGAGTACCTCGGGAAACTCGCCCAGATCTTCGGCGCCGCGGTTCGTCCCGCAGGAAGTATTGGTGAAATTCAAGGTTGGGATCTCGCAAGAACAGATTGCGTTCCTGCTGAAAGACAATCACCTGGAAATGATCGCCGAGATCCAAAAAGGACGCCTCTTTCACGTCAGGATCTTGGACGACCGGTCGGTGGAATCTACGATCAAGCAGCTCACTTCATACCAGGAGGTCGAGTATGCGGAGCCCAATTATCTCCATGAAATGCAGAAGTAA
- a CDS encoding S8 family serine peptidase, with protein MLGLASILALLFGLILGGEVIQAGQKKPLDGMTALSGEAHQPAKFVPGEVLVKFRDEASSSAIKSLNMDVGAQEVSVLSVNAGVIHQYKLEGALSVEEAVSKYRSHPAVEYAEPNYLHWLKAMPNDAQFGTLWGLHNTGQDVNGTAGTADADIDAPEAWDINTGSPNVTVAVIDSGIAYDHPDLGPNIWTNPGEIPGNGVDDDGNGLVDDVRGWDFSMNDSDPMDPVDFNNPDGNPGHGTHVAGTIAGAGNNGTGVTGVMWTARLMALKAGGVGGLPTFAIVSAVQYAVAKGARVINASYGGPDCSLAEYDAVSAANAAGVLFVAAAGNDGEDNDSVPSFPANFSAPSVCGGQQKAALANVIAVAATDQNDQLASFSNFGSTTVQVAAPGVRINSTKPTSNVTNVLFHSFDSNPTALGYTSGGTNNTWGFTSAASFSSPNSLADSPAGNYLNNTNSFVIGPVFSTAGQRGCRFDSRVRLQTEPDLDGVLVETSRNSGTTWQTINAVSGSTNAQFVGFTWGDIADGVVSSRFRLRFVSDESVVFDGVYVDNVRIACVAGAPSGSTDYQFLQGTSMATPHVAGLAGLLLSANPNLTVTQLKNAILNTVDRKAALSGKVSTGGRINARAALASVVANFTVTVNKVGTGTGTVTSNPSGIDCGVTCNGQFPQGGTVILSAAPSPGSVFAGWSGSCGGAGACSLTTNSTVTATFNIAPPPSDGGGGGCVLMPGGTGDALLPALLIAALAAWLWRARRTRN; from the coding sequence GTGCTGGGGCTGGCTAGTATTCTGGCGTTGTTATTCGGGCTTATTCTGGGGGGTGAGGTGATCCAGGCGGGGCAGAAGAAACCTTTGGATGGGATGACGGCCTTATCAGGCGAAGCACACCAACCGGCGAAATTTGTGCCCGGAGAAGTGCTTGTTAAGTTCCGGGACGAGGCGTCCTCGTCGGCTATCAAGTCCTTGAATATGGATGTGGGTGCCCAAGAAGTCAGCGTGCTATCGGTGAATGCCGGGGTAATTCACCAGTACAAATTGGAAGGAGCCCTGTCAGTTGAGGAAGCTGTCTCGAAGTACCGAAGTCATCCCGCTGTCGAATATGCCGAACCAAACTATCTGCATTGGTTGAAGGCGATGCCCAACGACGCTCAGTTCGGCACGTTATGGGGCCTTCACAACACCGGTCAAGATGTGAATGGAACAGCCGGAACGGCAGATGCGGACATCGACGCGCCGGAAGCCTGGGATATCAACACGGGAAGCCCGAATGTGACTGTCGCCGTCATCGATTCGGGTATTGCTTATGATCATCCAGACCTCGGTCCGAATATCTGGACAAACCCAGGAGAAATCCCTGGGAATGGAGTCGATGACGATGGAAATGGGCTGGTGGACGACGTTAGGGGCTGGGACTTCTCTATGAACGACAGCGACCCGATGGACCCTGTTGACTTCAATAATCCTGATGGGAACCCAGGGCATGGTACTCATGTCGCGGGAACCATCGCGGGAGCAGGGAACAATGGAACCGGAGTGACGGGGGTCATGTGGACCGCGAGATTGATGGCCTTGAAAGCTGGGGGAGTGGGTGGTCTACCCACCTTCGCCATTGTGAGCGCGGTTCAGTACGCCGTCGCCAAAGGTGCGCGGGTGATCAATGCGAGTTACGGTGGACCTGATTGCAGTCTTGCTGAATATGATGCAGTTAGTGCCGCGAATGCTGCAGGGGTGCTCTTTGTTGCAGCGGCAGGCAATGACGGAGAGGACAATGACAGCGTCCCCAGCTTCCCCGCAAATTTCAGCGCTCCCTCCGTGTGTGGCGGGCAGCAGAAGGCCGCCCTGGCAAACGTGATCGCCGTAGCGGCTACGGACCAGAATGATCAATTGGCGAGCTTTTCTAATTTCGGGTCCACCACGGTCCAGGTGGCAGCGCCGGGAGTCAGAATCAACAGCACGAAGCCCACGTCAAACGTTACGAACGTGCTCTTCCATAGCTTTGATTCCAACCCAACCGCGCTCGGCTATACCTCTGGGGGAACCAATAATACCTGGGGCTTCACGAGTGCTGCCTCGTTCAGCTCCCCAAACAGCTTGGCAGACAGTCCTGCGGGCAACTATCTAAACAACACCAATTCGTTCGTCATCGGGCCTGTGTTCAGCACCGCGGGACAGCGAGGGTGTCGGTTTGATAGCCGTGTCCGCCTACAAACGGAGCCGGACCTTGACGGTGTTCTAGTGGAGACGTCTCGAAACAGCGGAACGACCTGGCAGACCATCAATGCAGTATCGGGAAGTACCAATGCCCAATTTGTTGGATTCACCTGGGGTGATATCGCGGATGGTGTGGTCAGTTCACGATTTCGCCTTCGATTCGTCTCGGATGAGAGCGTCGTCTTTGACGGCGTGTATGTGGACAATGTCCGCATCGCCTGTGTTGCAGGAGCGCCTTCCGGTTCAACGGACTACCAGTTCCTACAGGGTACTTCGATGGCCACCCCGCACGTGGCAGGACTGGCCGGATTGTTACTCTCGGCCAACCCGAATTTGACCGTGACGCAACTGAAGAATGCGATCCTCAACACAGTGGATCGCAAGGCAGCACTGAGTGGAAAGGTCTCAACCGGTGGGCGGATCAACGCCCGTGCTGCCTTGGCCAGCGTTGTGGCAAATTTCACGGTCACGGTCAACAAGGTGGGCACCGGAACCGGCACGGTGACCTCGAATCCATCCGGAATCGATTGTGGCGTGACCTGCAATGGGCAGTTCCCCCAGGGTGGTACGGTGATACTTAGTGCGGCGCCCAGTCCCGGGTCTGTCTTCGCGGGGTGGAGCGGAAGTTGCGGCGGAGCTGGAGCATGTTCGCTCACGACGAACTCGACGGTAACCGCGACCTTTAATATCGCTCCGCCGCCGAGCGATGGCGGCGGGGGTGGTTGCGTGCTTATGCCAGGAGGGACCGGAGACGCCTTATTGCCAGCATTGTTGATCGCGGCCTTGGCAGCCTGGTTATGGAGAGCGAGGCGCACGAGAAACTGA
- the mrtJ gene encoding JDVT-CTERM system glutamic-type intramembrane protease MrtJ gives MAGFVQLQPLPWFQVWSPALLSLVFWQPVIEELLFRGVIQGCLLHTAWGQKRLGYLSLANLVTSVAFSLAHMASHLLVWSILVLAPSLAFGILRERYDSVYPPIALHVFYNVGYFLLAGGGALQGYSMK, from the coding sequence ATGGCAGGATTCGTCCAGCTTCAACCTCTGCCTTGGTTCCAAGTATGGTCACCTGCCTTACTCTCGCTCGTCTTCTGGCAGCCTGTGATTGAGGAACTGCTGTTCCGTGGTGTCATCCAGGGTTGCTTGCTTCATACCGCGTGGGGACAGAAAAGGTTGGGATATTTGAGCCTCGCCAATCTGGTAACGTCCGTGGCGTTCTCATTGGCCCATATGGCGAGCCATTTACTGGTTTGGTCCATCCTCGTACTTGCTCCTTCTCTGGCCTTTGGTATTCTCCGAGAGCGCTATGACTCCGTGTATCCTCCAATAGCGCTGCATGTTTTCTATAATGTAGGCTATTTTCTTCTCGCCGGTGGCGGTGCGCTCCAGGGTTACTCCATGAAATAG
- a CDS encoding DUF1499 domain-containing protein, producing MAGTNESSRALQRLAPCPSSPNCVSTLSTSDRHRIEPYRYRGSLDEARRRLKEVIVAQRGARIVKEDEIYLHVEFTSRIFRFVDDVEFLFDDETKTIHFRSASRTGYSDFGVNRNRMEEIRRLLNGKR from the coding sequence ATGGCCGGAACGAATGAATCAAGCCGGGCGCTTCAACGGCTAGCTCCCTGTCCGAGCAGCCCCAACTGCGTCAGCACACTCAGCACGTCGGATCGCCACCGGATCGAGCCCTATCGCTACCGCGGCAGCCTCGATGAAGCCAGGCGCCGGCTGAAAGAGGTGATTGTCGCTCAACGAGGGGCGCGGATCGTCAAGGAAGACGAGATCTATCTGCACGTGGAATTTACGAGTCGGATCTTTCGTTTCGTGGACGACGTGGAGTTCCTGTTCGACGACGAAACGAAAACGATCCACTTCCGTTCGGCCTCCAGGACCGGCTACAGCGATTTCGGCGTGAACCGGAACCGGATGGAGGAGATCCGGCGGCTGCTCAACGGAAAGAGATAA
- a CDS encoding chlorite dismutase family protein has protein sequence MRMLQATGLSLLLVFLVGLSATAQAADREKLLSDPGVFGTFAVFAVDDAWWRLDREARAKVGEEIKGVLDKHGEQVVADLYLLRGLSDRADLMLRLHSTDLARHQHLVLDFLATSLGRYLHNVYTFHGITKPANYVPGFSDDLKAAMKTPPDPGPKPYAIVVPIRKDADWWNQPQAARLEMMQEHAQVTTPYLKTVKRKLYHASGLDDLDFITYFETARLDDFHNLILALERIKENRHNRRFGHPILLGTVCTVGDLAEVFAR, from the coding sequence ATGCGGATGCTTCAGGCGACAGGGCTCTCGCTCCTGCTGGTGTTTCTCGTCGGTCTATCGGCCACGGCGCAGGCGGCGGATCGGGAGAAGCTTCTGTCAGACCCGGGGGTGTTCGGCACCTTCGCGGTCTTTGCGGTTGATGATGCCTGGTGGCGGCTGGACCGTGAGGCGCGGGCGAAGGTCGGCGAGGAGATCAAGGGGGTGCTCGACAAGCATGGCGAGCAGGTGGTCGCGGATCTGTATCTTTTGCGGGGCCTGTCCGACCGGGCCGATCTGATGCTGCGCCTGCACTCGACCGATCTTGCCCGCCATCAACACCTGGTGCTGGATTTCCTGGCCACGTCGCTCGGGCGGTATCTCCATAACGTCTACACATTTCACGGGATCACCAAGCCGGCGAACTATGTGCCCGGTTTCTCCGACGACCTCAAGGCGGCGATGAAGACGCCCCCCGATCCGGGACCGAAACCCTACGCAATCGTGGTGCCGATCAGAAAAGACGCGGATTGGTGGAACCAGCCGCAGGCGGCGCGATTGGAGATGATGCAGGAACATGCGCAGGTCACGACGCCATACCTCAAGACCGTGAAGCGGAAGCTCTACCATGCGAGCGGGCTCGACGATCTGGACTTCATCACCTATTTCGAGACGGCAAGGCTGGACGACTTTCACAATCTGATTCTGGCGCTGGAGCGGATCAAGGAGAACCGGCACAACCGGCGGTTCGGCCATCCGATCCTCCTGGGCACCGTTTGCACGGTCGGGGACCTCGCGGAGGTCTTTGCACGATAG
- a CDS encoding nitroreductase family protein: protein MLPAKPAETTFPVHELIRRRWSPRAFADRPVEPEKVGSLFEAARWAASSNNEQPWRFILATREHPDDLARLLGCLKESNQAWARRAPVLMLSVARLTFSDDGEPNRHALYDVGQAVAGMAIQATALGLVIHQMAGFFPDKARTEFGIPDGFEPVTAIAIGYQGDPATLPDRQRLRELAPREREPLSRLVFAGRWGEPAAVASEAVPMVR from the coding sequence ATGTTGCCGGCGAAACCGGCGGAGACCACGTTCCCCGTTCATGAGCTGATTCGGAGACGGTGGAGTCCCCGCGCCTTTGCCGACCGTCCCGTGGAGCCAGAGAAAGTCGGCAGTCTTTTCGAAGCGGCGCGCTGGGCCGCCTCCTCGAACAACGAGCAGCCGTGGCGCTTTATCCTGGCGACCCGTGAGCACCCGGATGACCTTGCGCGGTTGCTGGGTTGTCTGAAGGAATCGAACCAGGCGTGGGCGAGACGGGCTCCCGTGCTCATGCTGTCGGTGGCGAGGCTGACCTTCTCGGATGACGGCGAGCCCAACCGGCATGCCCTCTATGACGTCGGACAGGCCGTGGCCGGCATGGCGATCCAAGCCACGGCGCTGGGTCTCGTGATCCATCAAATGGCGGGATTTTTCCCGGACAAGGCGAGGACCGAGTTCGGCATTCCCGACGGCTTCGAGCCGGTGACAGCCATCGCGATCGGCTATCAAGGGGACCCTGCGACGTTGCCGGACCGGCAGCGCCTGCGCGAGCTGGCGCCTCGCGAGCGCGAACCGCTCAGCCGGCTGGTCTTCGCCGGACGATGGGGCGAGCCGGCGGCGGTGGCGTCGGAGGCGGTGCCGATGGTACGGTGA